The Amycolatopsis mongoliensis genome includes a window with the following:
- a CDS encoding ESX secretion-associated protein EspG, producing the protein MARRTATAAGVILSHLEFDLLWEDLGPGGPPPYPFDVPAHGATHAERDDLGVRVFAGLTEVGLTDGDDVDPELADLFVLLGAPSLSVDALVLGEAPWRLLAAVRDAAGVLAVLDERDLVLEPLRPADLVPAVARMLGDLGAGPGDQLRLPRAAYSAAMDAYARGGYDAFERALGAAGITGRAVRPLATLVTAERYAAGQLAATGPAGRTPVLAWFDTAAGRYAVTPEDVAGEPWVMVTPADGAWLADRVARMVDDAR; encoded by the coding sequence ATGGCGCGGCGCACCGCGACGGCGGCCGGAGTGATCCTGTCGCATCTGGAGTTCGATCTCCTCTGGGAGGACCTGGGGCCGGGCGGGCCACCGCCGTACCCGTTCGACGTGCCGGCGCACGGCGCCACCCACGCCGAGCGCGACGACCTGGGCGTGCGCGTCTTCGCCGGCCTCACCGAGGTGGGCCTCACGGACGGCGACGACGTCGACCCGGAGCTGGCGGACCTGTTCGTACTGCTGGGTGCGCCGTCGCTGAGCGTCGACGCGCTGGTGCTGGGCGAAGCGCCGTGGCGGTTGCTCGCGGCGGTGCGGGACGCGGCCGGGGTGCTCGCCGTGCTGGACGAGCGTGACCTGGTGCTGGAACCGTTGCGCCCGGCCGATCTGGTCCCCGCGGTGGCCCGGATGCTGGGCGACCTCGGGGCGGGCCCGGGCGACCAGCTCCGCCTCCCCCGCGCGGCGTACTCGGCGGCGATGGACGCCTACGCGCGCGGCGGGTACGACGCGTTCGAGCGGGCCTTGGGCGCGGCCGGGATCACCGGCCGCGCGGTGCGGCCGCTGGCGACGCTGGTCACGGCGGAGCGGTACGCGGCGGGCCAGCTGGCCGCGACCGGCCCGGCGGGCCGCACCCCGGTCCTGGCCTGGTTCGACACGGCGGCCGGGAGGTACGCGGTGACGCCGGAGGACGTGGCCGGTGAGCCGTGGGTGATGGTCACGCCCGCCGACGGTGCCTGGCTGGCCGACCGCGTGGCGCGGATGGTCGACGACGCCCGCTGA
- a CDS encoding helix-turn-helix transcriptional regulator: MAEPQSMDVPASGYLVVRASGAAAARAAILGGSGDPEGIQLLLRCPVPRAVAESGAKLTYADATLHLQPSGVVLLTVAAAKLTLSFAELRPLMFRPVEVDAPLRALFAGAVAHVLAAGPRLDPHGLAHHLLGLAELVLRSALRVELDRVDALAARRREALEYMRAHLGEQSLSADKIAEALYISRRRLYQLFDDGQGVSERLKGLRVERAKALLADPAKAARGIAEIARDCGFTSAPHFSRTFRRATGRTPREFREQALRG; this comes from the coding sequence ATGGCCGAGCCGCAGTCGATGGACGTCCCCGCGAGCGGGTACCTCGTCGTCCGCGCTTCCGGCGCGGCGGCCGCGCGTGCGGCGATCCTCGGTGGCAGCGGCGACCCCGAAGGCATCCAGCTGCTGCTGCGCTGCCCCGTCCCGCGGGCGGTCGCCGAGTCCGGCGCGAAGCTGACGTACGCCGACGCGACGCTGCACCTCCAGCCGTCCGGCGTCGTGCTGCTGACCGTCGCGGCGGCAAAGCTGACCCTCTCGTTCGCGGAGCTGCGGCCGCTGATGTTCCGGCCGGTCGAGGTCGACGCGCCGTTGCGCGCGTTGTTCGCCGGAGCGGTGGCGCACGTCCTGGCGGCCGGCCCGCGGCTCGACCCGCACGGGCTCGCCCACCACCTGCTGGGCCTGGCCGAGCTCGTGCTGCGCAGCGCGCTGCGCGTCGAACTCGACCGCGTCGACGCTTTGGCGGCGCGAAGGCGCGAAGCGCTCGAGTACATGCGCGCGCACCTCGGCGAGCAGTCGCTCAGCGCGGACAAGATCGCCGAAGCGCTGTACATCTCGCGCCGGCGGCTGTACCAGCTCTTCGACGACGGCCAGGGCGTGTCGGAACGGCTGAAGGGCCTGCGGGTCGAGCGGGCGAAGGCGTTGCTGGCGGACCCGGCGAAGGCGGCGCGGGGGATCGCGGAGATCGCGCGCGACTGCGGGTTCACCAGCGCCCCGCACTTCTCGCGGACGTTCCGCCGCGCGACGGGCCGGACCCCGCGCGAGTTCCGCGAGCAGGCTCTGCGGGGGTGA